The genomic segment TTAGTGTAGCGCCGGTAGCATTCGCGGCCTCTAACGGGCGTCATACAAAGCTCGTTGGACCCAAGAAGTATTATTTAGCGTTGGGAGATTCGCTGGCTTTTGGCTACCAACCCGATCTCAACTGGGACCATGGTTACGTCGATGACTTCTTCAGCAACCTGAAAGGGTATGGGGTCAAGGACGTAGCCAACATGGGCTGTCCAGGTGAGACAAGCAACACGTTTATCAATGGGGGGTGTCCCTACTCCTACCTGCGTAAGTTTCCTTATGTCGGCCCGCAACTGAGCGCAGCCGTTACCTATTTGCAGTTGTTCGCGGGACAGGTGAGTCCGGTAACGCTCGATATCGGCGCGAACGACCTGCTACCGGACATCAATCCCAACAATTGCAGCGTCAGTTCGAGCTTCAACACTGATTTGCAGACGCTCGATAAAAACCTGACGCAGATTATCCTACCACAGTTGAAGGCAGCGCTTACCGTCCACGGGCAGGTGACGGGCGACCTGGTGATGATGAACTATTATGATCCCTACCAGAATATCTGCCCGCAGGATGTTCCATTAGTTCAGATGATCAACCAGCACCTTGCTAACGATGTGAGCGGCTTTGGCATCATTGTCGATGTCTTCAGCGCATTCGGCGGCCCAGGCGTGCCCAACAAACACATTTGCAGCTATACCTGGATGTGCAGTTTCTTCAATGATAT from the Ktedonobacteraceae bacterium genome contains:
- a CDS encoding SGNH/GDSL hydrolase family protein, which encodes MLKNAYVFRFILAPLFLVVFLGFSVAPVAFAASNGRHTKLVGPKKYYLALGDSLAFGYQPDLNWDHGYVDDFFSNLKGYGVKDVANMGCPGETSNTFINGGCPYSYLRKFPYVGPQLSAAVTYLQLFAGQVSPVTLDIGANDLLPDINPNNCSVSSSFNTDLQTLDKNLTQIILPQLKAALTVHGQVTGDLVMMNYYDPYQNICPQDVPLVQMINQHLANDVSGFGIIVDVFSAFGGPGVPNKHICSYTWMCSFFNDIHATTKGYKVIANTFEQGTGY